The sequence ACTCTAGACGGGGGGTGAGCTGCCGCAAAATGCGAGAGGGTAGAGAAAAAAAAGGGGGCGCCTGTTGGAATGGGCGCTGCCAGCTGCGTGCGGGGTGAATAGGCTTGTCATGAGTCGTTCCGAACCGTACGTCCTGCGTCGAAGCACTATCGTGCTAGATAGCCTGCGGAGAGTGATGTTGGAAAAAACGATTGGGAATCCTTTCGCAACCCAATTGTGATCAGGCGGAGCGAAAATGATTCTTGGCGAACGAGCGTCCAAGAGTATTTTGTGGCCGAGTGAGGTGGGATGATCGTTCTCGCGACGCGGACGTCAGCCATCAATTGAGAGGTGCTTCATGAAAGTTATGTTGAAAGTTCTGACGGGAAGTCACGCCGGCAAGGAGATTGCCGTTGCCAGCGAGAAATTTCTGATTGGGCGAAGCGATTCCTGTTCGCTGCGTCCCAAGAGCGAATCGGTCAGCCGCAAGCATTGCATCATTGTCTTGAAGGATGGCCGCGTTCTTGTCCAGGACTTGAAGAGTCGCAATGGCACCTTGGTCAACGGCAAGCGTTTGCCCACCGATATGGCAAAAGTGCTCAAGCCGGGCGACAAGCTGACGATCGGCAAGTTGGAATTCGAAGTGCTGATCGAGCATGGGTTGCAGGCGGCTAAGAAACCGCAAGTCGCGAACGTCGAAGACGCCGCCGCACGGGTGGTTCAAGCCGGATCGGGTGACAGCAAGTTCGAAGAGGTCGATGTCAATTCATGGTTGGACGAAGCCGATCAAATCGATCGCGTCCGCAAAATCTCGGATCCTGAAACACGACAATTGCGGCTCGACCATCCCGCCGAAGCGAAAAACGACACCGATTCCGATAGCACCGAGCTGTCAGTCAACGAAGAGGACTCAACAACGCGGAAACGCAAAATTCCTGAAAAGCAGAAACCGAAGAAGCTGCCTGAGGGAATGAAAAAGAACATGAAAGAGAGTTCACGCGACGCCGCCGATGATGCACTGAAACGATTCTTTAGCGGTCGCTAGGAAAATGGCATGGAAGAATCGACTGCGTTTCTAATCGAACGTCACCGTCAAAACGATCCTGCCGCGTTCGAAAAGCTCGTCGGACGCTACCATTCGCTTGTCTTTGGCGTCTGTATGCGGTTCATGCGTCACCGCCAAGACGCCGAGGACATGACCCAGGAAACCTTTTCTCGTTTGGCGCGGTATCTGTCGCGTTGGGATTCGAAACGCCCGATCGAACCGTGGTTGGTCACGATTGCAGGGAATCGTTGCCGAACCGTTTTGTCGCGACATCGCCACGAAGTCGCCACCGGGGTTCCAGTCGAACCGGCGGCGGATCGAGTCCAAGAGAAAATCGCCGCCGACTCGTTGCGTGAAGAAGTCCGGTTGGCACTCGCCTCACAACCCGCAAACCATCGACAAGCGTTCGAGCTATTTCACGAACAATCGATGAGTTATGCCGAAATCGCAAACCAGCTCGGTTGTCCGCTGGGCACGGCGAAAA comes from Novipirellula caenicola and encodes:
- a CDS encoding FHA domain-containing protein, whose translation is MKVMLKVLTGSHAGKEIAVASEKFLIGRSDSCSLRPKSESVSRKHCIIVLKDGRVLVQDLKSRNGTLVNGKRLPTDMAKVLKPGDKLTIGKLEFEVLIEHGLQAAKKPQVANVEDAAARVVQAGSGDSKFEEVDVNSWLDEADQIDRVRKISDPETRQLRLDHPAEAKNDTDSDSTELSVNEEDSTTRKRKIPEKQKPKKLPEGMKKNMKESSRDAADDALKRFFSGR
- a CDS encoding RNA polymerase sigma factor, with product MEESTAFLIERHRQNDPAAFEKLVGRYHSLVFGVCMRFMRHRQDAEDMTQETFSRLARYLSRWDSKRPIEPWLVTIAGNRCRTVLSRHRHEVATGVPVEPAADRVQEKIAADSLREEVRLALASQPANHRQAFELFHEQSMSYAEIANQLGCPLGTAKTWVHRARVAIMDQLLQREVVVAAKSLVAAEVKR